In the Elioraea tepida genome, one interval contains:
- a CDS encoding amidohydrolase: MPLHPDVVLLNGRIVTMDPAAPEVEALAMLDGRIVARGTTEAIRDLAGPGTRVEDLAGAVAIPGLVDSHAHPDAYAIRLARWRLLEPSVVRTRQELLDFIARDCSALPPGRWFAGYRFNDMKSGGYPTRAELDAASGGRPLFILRTDGHLGLANSAAFAALGIGPDAADPPFGRFDRHPTTGAFTGLVRETAAHLFLAAVHAQDTEGDIARGIEAVHAECLRHGITSVYNSLTPSKAIRAYQAMKAEGRLTVRTGIIVSGREDGLVEAFIAAGIRSGFGDETLRVIGVEWCPDCSTSGRTAAYWEPYVGTPVEGEPVPNTGMLLYDAEDLAARATAAHKAGLLVMIEGVGDRGIDFALDAIEAALAAHPVADHRMRVEHCCYVTPPVRERIKRLGVVDSSATGFMWELGDAYIANRGQAAMRHMWPHRTLIDHGIPAPGHSDFAVCSMNPWTAIHALVNRETDTGGDLCRDEAITVAEALAAYTTLGAWSGREEASKGSLTVGRLADLAVLDRDPFAIDPRGLKDVRTLATFVGGVRRFTA; the protein is encoded by the coding sequence ATGCCCCTCCACCCGGATGTCGTCCTTCTCAACGGCAGGATCGTCACCATGGACCCCGCCGCGCCAGAGGTCGAAGCCCTCGCGATGCTCGACGGCAGGATCGTCGCCCGCGGAACGACCGAGGCGATCCGCGATCTCGCCGGCCCCGGCACGAGGGTCGAGGATCTCGCGGGGGCGGTCGCGATCCCAGGGCTCGTCGACAGCCACGCCCACCCGGACGCCTATGCCATCCGGCTCGCGCGGTGGCGTCTGCTCGAGCCGTCGGTGGTGCGCACGCGGCAGGAGCTCCTGGATTTCATCGCGCGCGACTGTTCGGCCCTGCCGCCCGGGCGCTGGTTCGCCGGCTACCGGTTCAACGACATGAAATCGGGCGGCTATCCGACGCGTGCGGAACTCGACGCCGCCTCGGGCGGGAGGCCGCTCTTCATCCTGCGCACGGATGGGCATCTCGGCCTCGCCAACTCGGCCGCCTTCGCCGCTCTCGGCATCGGCCCCGACGCCGCCGACCCGCCCTTCGGACGCTTCGACCGACACCCGACGACAGGCGCCTTCACGGGCCTCGTGCGCGAGACGGCGGCGCACCTCTTCCTCGCCGCCGTCCATGCCCAGGACACCGAGGGCGACATCGCCCGCGGCATAGAGGCGGTGCACGCCGAGTGCCTGCGCCACGGCATCACCTCGGTCTACAACAGCCTCACGCCGTCGAAGGCGATCCGCGCCTACCAGGCGATGAAAGCCGAGGGTCGGCTCACCGTCCGGACCGGGATCATCGTGTCGGGGCGGGAGGACGGCTTGGTCGAGGCCTTCATTGCCGCCGGCATACGCTCTGGCTTCGGTGACGAGACGTTGCGCGTCATCGGCGTCGAATGGTGCCCCGACTGTTCCACCTCCGGCCGCACCGCCGCCTACTGGGAGCCCTATGTCGGCACCCCGGTCGAGGGAGAGCCCGTGCCGAATACCGGCATGCTGCTCTACGATGCCGAGGACCTCGCCGCGCGCGCTACCGCCGCGCACAAGGCAGGTCTGCTCGTGATGATCGAGGGGGTGGGGGACCGGGGCATTGATTTCGCCCTCGATGCGATCGAGGCGGCTCTTGCGGCGCATCCGGTGGCCGACCATCGCATGCGCGTCGAGCATTGTTGCTACGTCACGCCCCCGGTCCGGGAGCGGATCAAGCGGCTCGGCGTGGTGGACAGCTCCGCCACCGGCTTCATGTGGGAGCTCGGCGACGCCTATATCGCAAACCGCGGCCAGGCGGCGATGCGCCACATGTGGCCGCACCGGACGCTGATCGACCACGGGATCCCCGCTCCCGGCCACAGCGACTTCGCCGTCTGCTCGATGAACCCGTGGACGGCGATCCACGCCCTCGTCAATCGCGAGACCGACACCGGCGGCGACCTCTGCCGCGACGAGGCGATCACGGTCGCCGAGGCGCTCGCCGCCTACACGACGCTCGGCGCCTGGTCGGGCCGCGAGGAGGCCTCGAAGGGGTCGCTCACGGTCGGGCGTCTGGCCGATCTCGCCGTGCTCGACCGCGACCCTTTCGCGATCGACCCCCGGGGGCTGAAGGACGTGCGGACGCTCGCCACCTTCGTCGGCGGCGTTCGCCGCTTCACGGCCTGA
- a CDS encoding NAD(P)/FAD-dependent oxidoreductase, with protein sequence MSGWTSMRAGGFKTTPWWWEAAEPAPQLREPLPEEAEVAIIGGGYTGLSAALTLGRLGIRATVIEAERIGFGASSRNGGMVSGGLKLARTDFAARFGAERAERLVREAAGSFAFLEETLAREGIACHYRRTGRLVAAWTRAHYEAMASRAEWLAEVTGGAVTMLPPGRMREELGSDHYRGGMVVEMAGALHPALYVQGLAAAARRAGATLIDGTRVAGVARDGDGFRLATTRGALKARALLVATNGYTGPATPWVQRRLIPVGSYMIATEELPEDTVCRLFPNGRMVSDSKRVLNYFRPAPDGRRVLWGGRASFAPTTPEAAAPVLLRFMSEVFPELREVRLTHAWTGNVAFTFDFLPHLGVHEGMHYAVGCQGSGVAMQTWLGHRAALRISGQANAATAFDDLPFPTLPFYAGTPWFLPIVGTWYRLKDRLDRLAA encoded by the coding sequence ATGAGCGGCTGGACGTCGATGCGCGCGGGTGGCTTCAAGACGACACCGTGGTGGTGGGAGGCGGCCGAGCCCGCACCGCAGCTGCGCGAGCCTCTGCCCGAGGAGGCGGAGGTCGCGATCATCGGCGGCGGCTACACCGGGCTCTCGGCCGCGCTGACGCTTGGGCGCCTCGGCATCCGGGCGACCGTGATCGAGGCGGAACGGATCGGCTTCGGCGCCTCGAGCCGAAATGGGGGCATGGTCTCGGGCGGGCTCAAGCTCGCGAGAACCGACTTCGCCGCCCGTTTCGGCGCCGAACGGGCCGAGCGGCTTGTGCGCGAGGCGGCCGGAAGCTTCGCCTTCCTCGAGGAGACGCTGGCGCGTGAGGGCATCGCTTGCCACTACCGTCGCACGGGGCGTCTCGTCGCCGCCTGGACGCGGGCCCACTACGAGGCGATGGCGAGCCGTGCCGAGTGGCTCGCCGAGGTCACCGGGGGAGCGGTGACCATGCTTCCCCCCGGCCGCATGCGCGAGGAGCTCGGCTCCGATCACTATCGGGGCGGCATGGTGGTTGAGATGGCAGGGGCCTTGCACCCGGCTCTCTACGTTCAGGGGCTCGCCGCTGCTGCGCGTCGCGCCGGGGCGACGCTGATCGACGGCACGCGAGTCGCGGGTGTCGCCCGCGACGGCGACGGCTTCCGACTCGCCACGACCCGAGGTGCGCTGAAGGCGCGCGCGCTGCTCGTCGCGACCAACGGCTACACCGGCCCCGCCACGCCGTGGGTGCAGCGGCGCCTGATCCCGGTCGGCAGCTACATGATCGCGACCGAGGAGCTGCCCGAAGACACGGTCTGCCGTCTGTTCCCAAACGGCCGCATGGTGAGCGACAGCAAGCGCGTGCTGAACTATTTCCGCCCCGCACCCGACGGCAGGCGCGTGCTCTGGGGCGGGCGGGCGAGCTTCGCGCCGACCACGCCGGAGGCCGCCGCACCGGTGCTGCTCCGGTTCATGTCGGAGGTGTTCCCAGAGCTGCGCGAGGTTCGGCTGACCCATGCCTGGACCGGCAACGTCGCCTTCACCTTCGACTTCCTGCCGCATCTCGGGGTGCACGAGGGGATGCACTATGCGGTCGGCTGCCAGGGCAGCGGGGTGGCAATGCAGACCTGGCTCGGCCACCGCGCCGCCTTGCGGATCTCCGGCCAGGCCAACGCTGCCACGGCTTTCGACGACCTCCCCTTCCCGACCCTACCCTTCTACGCCGGCACGCCCTGGTTCCTGCCGATCGTCGGGACCTGGTACCGGCTAAAGGATCGGCTTGACCGCCTGGCAGCCTGA
- a CDS encoding extracellular solute-binding protein, with protein MGTEPQGFHEDCIVLAHELHRRGRVDRRTLLAGLAALGVVPAAAGGAQAQGTREIRMVNWGGIANQAFGRFYGEPFMAENPGWTVVQDSSGPSLGRIRSMVESGRVTWDLCDSSSSSSIQLGALNLVNRIDYSIVPRDTVIDPSFTLEFGAAPYSFSSVLVYDKSKFPEPPRSWADFWDLRKFPGTRLLRRDALATLDAAMLSLGRTKENLYPIDVRAALARVRELRRNLIFWNSGSESEQAMRSGEAVMGMIWHTRAKVLHEETQGRITWEWNQGILQQGIFVIPRGNPAGEMAQRLLASMLSKPEPQVGLLQFLGNGPTHKEAAARVPEAFRIFNPTDPANAAKQVVIGAEWWGKNYIATNAEYLDAITG; from the coding sequence ATGGGCACCGAACCGCAGGGCTTCCACGAGGACTGCATCGTGCTGGCGCACGAGCTCCACCGCCGCGGCCGTGTCGATCGCCGCACGCTGCTCGCTGGCCTCGCCGCGCTCGGCGTCGTTCCGGCCGCTGCGGGCGGGGCGCAGGCGCAAGGGACGCGCGAGATCCGCATGGTGAACTGGGGCGGGATTGCGAACCAGGCCTTCGGCCGTTTCTATGGCGAGCCGTTCATGGCCGAGAATCCGGGCTGGACCGTGGTGCAGGACAGCTCCGGCCCCTCGCTCGGCCGGATCCGCAGCATGGTCGAGTCGGGGCGCGTCACCTGGGACCTGTGCGACAGCTCCTCCTCCTCCTCGATCCAGCTCGGCGCGCTCAACCTGGTCAACCGGATCGACTATTCGATCGTGCCGCGCGATACGGTGATCGACCCCTCGTTCACGCTCGAGTTCGGCGCTGCGCCCTACTCGTTCTCCTCGGTGCTCGTCTACGACAAGTCGAAATTCCCCGAGCCGCCCCGCTCCTGGGCCGATTTCTGGGACCTCAGGAAGTTCCCGGGCACGCGGCTTCTGCGCCGCGACGCGCTCGCCACCCTCGACGCGGCGATGCTGTCGCTCGGCCGAACCAAAGAAAATCTCTATCCGATCGACGTCCGCGCCGCGCTCGCGCGCGTGCGCGAGCTGCGCCGCAACCTGATCTTCTGGAACTCGGGGTCGGAGAGCGAGCAGGCGATGCGCTCGGGCGAGGCGGTGATGGGCATGATCTGGCACACCCGCGCCAAGGTGCTGCACGAGGAGACGCAAGGGCGAATCACCTGGGAATGGAACCAGGGCATCCTGCAGCAGGGAATCTTCGTCATCCCCCGCGGCAACCCGGCCGGCGAGATGGCGCAGCGGCTGCTTGCCTCGATGCTCTCCAAGCCCGAGCCGCAGGTGGGCCTCCTTCAGTTCCTCGGCAACGGGCCGACGCACAAGGAGGCCGCAGCGCGCGTTCCGGAGGCGTTCCGGATCTTCAACCCGACCGACCCGGCGAACGCGGCGAAACAGGTTGTGATCGGCGCTGAGTGGTGGGGGAAGAACTACATCGCCACCAACGCCGAGTATCTCGACGCCATCACCGGCTAG
- a CDS encoding class II aldolase/adducin family protein — protein MTLIAPRPPQPNHRPTERDLREDLAAAYRLIARFGMDDLIYTHLSVRLPGDGEPRFLINPYGMLFSEITASSLVVVDVEGNAVGEQIWPVNPAGFVIHSAIHMGRENAHCVMHTHTLAGMAVAATADGILPLNQMSMEFTGRVAIHEYEGIAADDNLSERDRLVRDLGDHNCLILRNHGLLTVGATVAEAFYYMYYLEMACRIQVAATSMGRPLSIPPPEVVERTRAQFDSGTTKGWRAWAALRRLLDREDPSYRD, from the coding sequence ATGACTCTCATCGCGCCTCGCCCGCCGCAGCCGAACCACCGGCCCACCGAGCGGGACCTGCGCGAGGACCTCGCCGCCGCCTACCGCCTGATCGCGCGGTTCGGCATGGACGACCTGATCTACACCCATCTCTCCGTCCGGCTTCCCGGCGATGGCGAGCCGCGTTTCCTGATCAACCCCTACGGCATGCTGTTCTCCGAGATCACCGCCTCCTCGCTCGTGGTGGTGGATGTCGAAGGCAACGCGGTGGGCGAGCAGATCTGGCCCGTCAACCCCGCCGGCTTCGTGATCCATTCCGCGATCCATATGGGGCGCGAGAACGCCCATTGCGTGATGCACACCCACACGCTTGCCGGCATGGCGGTTGCGGCGACGGCGGACGGCATCCTGCCGCTTAACCAGATGAGCATGGAGTTCACCGGCCGCGTGGCCATCCACGAGTACGAGGGAATCGCCGCAGACGACAATCTCTCCGAGCGCGACCGGCTCGTGCGCGACCTCGGCGACCACAATTGCCTCATCCTGCGCAACCACGGCCTGCTCACGGTGGGCGCGACCGTCGCCGAGGCGTTCTACTACATGTACTATCTCGAGATGGCCTGCCGGATCCAGGTCGCGGCCACCTCGATGGGACGGCCGCTCTCCATCCCTCCGCCCGAGGTGGTCGAACGCACGCGCGCCCAGTTCGACAGCGGAACGACCAAGGGCTGGCGCGCCTGGGCGGCGCTGCGCCGCCTGCTCGACCGCGAGGATCCGAGCTACCGTGACTGA
- a CDS encoding ABC transporter ATP-binding protein — protein sequence MAALSQALTIERVSKHYGPVRAVDDVSLTIRRGRFVTLLGPSGSGKTTLLMAIAGFVAPTSGRILLDERPITPLPPEKRNFGMVFQGYALFPHMTVAENVAFPLRVRKVPRAEIARRVADALALVQLGHLADRLPKQLSGGQQQRVALARALVFEPSLLLLDEPLSALDKKLRAELQVELKELHRRVGLTFIYVTHDQEEALSMSDSIAILRDGRLVQEGAPAALYERPATRFVADFLGKSNFLEGRVERIEAGGFAYRVGSARFVQNGPSGELSVGSEALVALRPEKVMVLGEAPADPALNILPGTIAAWSYFGSAFALSVDTPVGRMQATVPAWRCPIEPAEGRPVQLAWSAEASVRVVAD from the coding sequence ATGGCGGCGCTGTCTCAGGCACTGACGATCGAGCGGGTCAGCAAACACTACGGCCCGGTGCGGGCCGTCGACGACGTCTCTCTGACCATTCGCCGCGGCCGGTTCGTCACGCTGCTCGGGCCCTCGGGTTCGGGCAAGACGACGCTTCTGATGGCGATCGCGGGGTTCGTCGCGCCGACCTCGGGGCGGATCCTGCTTGACGAGAGGCCGATCACGCCGTTGCCGCCGGAGAAGCGCAACTTCGGCATGGTGTTCCAGGGCTATGCCCTGTTCCCCCACATGACGGTTGCCGAGAACGTGGCGTTTCCGTTGCGTGTCCGGAAGGTGCCCAGGGCTGAGATTGCCCGCCGCGTCGCGGATGCGCTCGCTCTCGTCCAGCTCGGCCATCTGGCCGACCGGCTGCCGAAGCAGCTCTCGGGCGGGCAGCAGCAGCGGGTCGCGCTCGCCCGGGCGCTCGTGTTCGAGCCGTCGCTTCTGTTGCTCGACGAGCCTCTCTCGGCGCTCGACAAAAAACTCCGCGCTGAGCTCCAGGTCGAACTCAAGGAGCTGCACCGTCGCGTCGGCCTCACCTTCATCTACGTCACGCATGATCAGGAGGAGGCGCTGTCGATGTCCGACAGCATCGCCATCCTGCGCGACGGAAGGCTTGTCCAGGAGGGCGCTCCGGCTGCTCTCTACGAACGCCCCGCGACCCGGTTCGTCGCCGATTTCCTCGGCAAGTCGAACTTCCTCGAGGGCCGTGTCGAGCGGATCGAGGCGGGTGGCTTCGCCTATCGCGTCGGCTCTGCCCGGTTCGTGCAGAACGGGCCGTCCGGGGAGCTCTCGGTCGGTTCGGAGGCGCTCGTCGCGCTCAGGCCGGAGAAGGTCATGGTGCTCGGCGAAGCGCCGGCCGATCCGGCCCTGAACATCCTACCCGGAACGATCGCCGCCTGGTCCTATTTCGGCTCCGCCTTCGCGCTCTCCGTCGATACGCCGGTCGGGCGCATGCAGGCTACCGTTCCCGCCTGGCGCTGCCCGATCGAACCGGCCGAGGGCCGCCCCGTCCAGCTTGCCTGGAGCGCCGAGGCCTCCGTCCGCGTGGTGGCGGACTGA
- a CDS encoding ABC transporter permease: MTRASTARFLGASLPWWLLILPALVLMLVFYVYPLAEVLWISVTEPEPGLGNYERLLTSPAVQRVWVTTLRICVITTVITLLCGYVVAYALASAPLRLQRWMFLFVLLPLWISVLVRAFAWVTLLRRQGLINEALLATGLIEEPLRLIWNEFGIAVGMIHYMIPYAVLPLYASMRDIDPRLVPAARGLGASRLEAFRRVFLPLTLPGIIAATVLVFIFSLGFYVTPAILGGGRTLMIAEYIKLQILDLIRWGLGTMMASTLLIAILLLLWLMSRLVDIRRVFGQG, encoded by the coding sequence ATGACACGGGCGAGCACCGCGCGCTTCCTCGGCGCCTCCCTGCCCTGGTGGCTCCTGATCCTTCCCGCCCTCGTCCTGATGCTCGTGTTCTACGTCTATCCGCTCGCCGAGGTCCTCTGGATCAGCGTCACCGAACCCGAACCGGGGCTCGGCAATTACGAGCGCCTGCTGACGAGCCCCGCCGTGCAGCGCGTCTGGGTCACGACTCTCCGCATCTGCGTCATCACCACCGTCATCACGCTCCTCTGCGGCTATGTCGTCGCCTATGCTCTGGCCTCGGCGCCGCTGCGGCTGCAGCGCTGGATGTTCCTGTTCGTGCTCCTGCCGCTCTGGATCAGCGTGCTCGTGCGCGCCTTCGCCTGGGTGACGCTCCTGCGCCGCCAGGGGCTGATCAACGAGGCGCTGCTGGCAACAGGGCTGATCGAGGAGCCTCTGCGTCTGATCTGGAACGAGTTCGGCATCGCGGTGGGCATGATCCACTACATGATCCCGTATGCGGTGCTTCCGCTCTACGCCTCGATGCGCGACATCGACCCGCGGCTTGTGCCCGCCGCGCGGGGCCTCGGAGCCTCGCGGCTCGAGGCGTTCCGGCGCGTCTTCCTGCCGCTGACCCTGCCGGGAATCATCGCCGCCACTGTGCTCGTCTTCATCTTCTCGCTCGGCTTCTACGTCACGCCCGCGATCCTCGGCGGCGGGCGGACGCTGATGATCGCCGAGTACATCAAGCTCCAGATCCTCGACCTGATCCGCTGGGGGCTCGGCACGATGATGGCCTCCACGCTTCTGATCGCGATCCTGCTTCTGTTGTGGCTGATGTCGCGGCTCGTCGACATTCGCCGCGTGTTCGGCCAGGGGTGA
- a CDS encoding ABC transporter permease, with the protein MDRSAEAGPVATVLAWSVLLFLLLPITVIFPISLTDQRFLSLPYEGLSLQHYVTFFTSERWLSATWQSLVIAVASTVLAVAAGTLCAIGCWKLSTRATELVRALMLLPIIVPSIVYALGIYRFWIRLDLLDTYLGVILVHGVTGIPYVVITVSASLASFDPRLEQAARGMGASLAQTLAWVILPRIMPGIVSGSIFAFIHSWDEAVLILFIASRALFTLPRRMWDGINENLDPVMAVAACVMILASMVALAVDLWVRRRRDA; encoded by the coding sequence ATGGACCGCTCGGCCGAGGCAGGCCCCGTCGCCACGGTGCTCGCGTGGTCGGTTCTGCTGTTCCTGCTCCTGCCGATCACGGTGATCTTCCCGATCAGCCTGACCGACCAGCGCTTCCTCTCGCTCCCCTATGAGGGGCTGTCACTGCAGCATTACGTGACCTTCTTCACCTCCGAACGCTGGCTCTCCGCCACCTGGCAGAGCCTCGTCATCGCGGTCGCCTCCACCGTGCTTGCGGTCGCTGCCGGAACGCTCTGCGCGATCGGCTGCTGGAAGCTCTCGACGCGCGCGACCGAGCTCGTCCGCGCGCTGATGCTTCTGCCGATCATCGTGCCCTCGATCGTCTATGCGCTCGGGATCTACCGGTTCTGGATTAGGCTCGACCTGCTCGACACCTACCTGGGCGTCATCCTCGTCCACGGCGTGACCGGCATTCCTTACGTCGTGATCACGGTCTCGGCGTCGCTTGCGAGCTTCGACCCGCGGCTCGAACAGGCGGCGCGCGGCATGGGCGCCTCGCTCGCCCAGACGCTCGCCTGGGTGATCCTGCCGCGCATCATGCCCGGGATCGTTTCGGGGTCGATTTTCGCGTTCATCCATTCCTGGGACGAGGCGGTGCTGATCCTGTTCATCGCGTCGCGCGCGCTGTTCACCCTGCCGCGGCGCATGTGGGACGGGATCAACGAGAATCTCGACCCGGTGATGGCCGTGGCCGCCTGCGTGATGATCCTTGCCTCGATGGTCGCGCTCGCGGTCGATCTCTGGGTGAGGAGGAGGCGCGACGCATGA
- a CDS encoding zinc-binding metallopeptidase family protein, whose translation MTEHDPMLDDPGPLSVAQRTAVSWVAEHAASLSADHLHLWRLAEPSWREYRSSAWFVARLRAEGFAVEESSAGMPTAFAARWTAPGTPDGAPVLATIAEYDAVPGTSQEPVPRRAPRAGTHLHAPGHTDPHSALGIGALAGTLAAKAAMERHGLKGTLVLMGEPAEKMCGSKPVHAAHGYYDGFSAAISWHPTSFLSLANSCLWDTHCATYWSRIYTFECLAPETWSSAIARTGVHSSHSVSRAPGAIDAVCLMYTAAKYLKENMLPHQGAWSLNEAILQAGQATADNLPPGLSVIQYALRAPTIEMQERVWTVLDRNADHVAAMTHCTVTKAWVTKTRPGLANHALAEATFRNFARLGPPVYGEGAKRFANDLRAACGAPPVEDPFPPEITRLCSPRQAEAALRAHLPPWQKNYTSDDYTEWTWHCPTARLYVGRAQLRVDEPGRNWPDWTRHAMGGVPACIDPMWLKAAEVTAATFVELLERPEALAAARAEFERRTGGGIGGTTWLGPLLPRNFPAPIHYRWPEYASTPRGEEYVVPDPALSR comes from the coding sequence ATGACCGAGCATGATCCGATGTTGGACGACCCGGGCCCGTTGAGCGTAGCGCAGCGGACGGCCGTTTCCTGGGTGGCGGAGCACGCCGCGTCCCTCTCGGCCGATCACCTCCATCTCTGGCGCCTTGCCGAGCCCTCGTGGCGCGAATACCGCTCCTCCGCCTGGTTCGTCGCGCGCCTGCGCGCCGAGGGCTTCGCGGTGGAGGAAAGCTCGGCCGGCATGCCGACCGCGTTCGCCGCGCGCTGGACCGCGCCCGGAACACCCGATGGCGCGCCCGTGCTCGCCACGATCGCCGAGTATGATGCCGTTCCCGGAACGAGCCAGGAGCCCGTGCCGCGCCGCGCGCCGCGCGCGGGCACCCACCTGCATGCCCCAGGCCATACCGACCCGCATTCCGCCCTCGGCATCGGCGCGCTCGCGGGAACGCTCGCGGCCAAGGCGGCGATGGAGCGCCACGGGCTCAAGGGCACGCTCGTGCTGATGGGCGAGCCGGCCGAGAAGATGTGCGGCTCGAAACCGGTCCATGCCGCGCACGGCTACTATGACGGATTCTCCGCCGCCATCTCCTGGCATCCGACCTCGTTCCTCAGCCTCGCCAATTCTTGCCTCTGGGACACGCACTGCGCCACCTACTGGAGCCGGATCTACACCTTCGAATGCCTCGCCCCCGAGACGTGGTCCTCGGCGATCGCGCGCACCGGCGTGCACTCCTCGCACTCGGTCAGCCGCGCTCCGGGGGCGATCGACGCCGTCTGCCTGATGTACACGGCGGCGAAATATCTCAAGGAGAACATGCTGCCGCACCAGGGAGCGTGGAGCCTGAACGAGGCGATCCTGCAGGCCGGCCAGGCGACGGCAGACAACCTCCCTCCCGGCCTCTCGGTGATCCAGTACGCCCTGCGTGCTCCGACCATCGAGATGCAGGAGCGCGTCTGGACGGTGCTCGACCGCAACGCCGACCATGTCGCGGCGATGACCCACTGCACCGTGACCAAGGCGTGGGTGACGAAGACGCGACCGGGGCTTGCCAACCATGCTCTCGCCGAGGCGACGTTTCGGAACTTCGCGCGGCTTGGGCCCCCCGTTTATGGCGAGGGGGCGAAGCGCTTCGCCAACGACCTCCGCGCCGCCTGCGGCGCCCCGCCCGTGGAGGATCCGTTCCCGCCCGAGATCACCCGCCTGTGCTCGCCGCGCCAGGCGGAAGCGGCGCTGCGCGCCCACCTGCCGCCGTGGCAGAAGAACTACACCTCTGACGACTACACCGAATGGACGTGGCACTGCCCCACCGCGCGCCTCTATGTCGGCCGCGCCCAGCTCAGGGTCGACGAACCTGGGCGAAACTGGCCGGACTGGACGCGGCACGCGATGGGCGGCGTTCCCGCCTGCATCGACCCGATGTGGCTGAAAGCCGCCGAGGTGACGGCCGCGACCTTCGTCGAACTCCTCGAGCGGCCGGAGGCGCTCGCCGCCGCGCGTGCCGAGTTCGAGCGCCGAACGGGCGGCGGCATCGGCGGCACCACCTGGCTCGGCCCGTTGCTGCCAAGGAACTTTCCTGCGCCGATCCACTACCGCTGGCCCGAATACGCCTCCACGCCGCGCGGCGAGGAGTATGTCGTGCCCGACCCTGCCCTGTCCCGCTGA
- a CDS encoding dimethylarginine dimethylaminohydrolase family protein, whose amino-acid sequence MSAMTEGEYRYNMLIKAFPSAPEPAFETTAQQEAVWGRAWGCTNDVGRLRLVLMHRPGEELSIVDPSKRIEELGAYGDPEAGWYWRGREIPDLATQQAQHDGLVAALREEGVEVVFLDRCAPGRMKSVYTRDQVIAVDGGAIICRMGAPIRRGEEAPATETLARIGMPILRTIHGTGLMEGGSFAFITPKVAVVGLSSRVNEEGARQVEEVLAVLGVKLLRVHLTGYRLHIDSAFVMIDIDTAIINPVQLPFWFLEELKAMRIRTIEIHPDDPVWTINCLAVSPGRVLMADGVSPRTAERLDRAGISVRVVPYSAVYQGGGGIHCSTAPLVRDPI is encoded by the coding sequence ATGAGCGCGATGACCGAAGGCGAATACCGCTACAACATGCTGATCAAGGCCTTCCCCTCCGCGCCCGAGCCGGCGTTCGAGACGACGGCGCAGCAGGAGGCCGTCTGGGGCCGAGCCTGGGGCTGCACGAATGACGTGGGCAGGCTGCGGCTTGTTCTGATGCACCGCCCCGGCGAGGAGCTCTCCATCGTCGATCCGTCGAAGCGGATCGAGGAGCTCGGCGCCTATGGCGACCCGGAGGCAGGCTGGTACTGGCGCGGCCGGGAAATCCCTGACCTTGCGACGCAACAGGCGCAGCATGACGGGCTTGTCGCCGCGCTTCGTGAGGAGGGCGTCGAGGTCGTGTTCCTCGACCGCTGCGCGCCTGGGCGGATGAAATCCGTCTACACGCGCGACCAGGTCATCGCGGTCGATGGCGGAGCGATCATCTGCCGCATGGGAGCGCCGATACGCCGCGGCGAGGAGGCGCCGGCGACAGAGACGCTCGCCCGCATCGGCATGCCGATTCTGCGCACCATCCACGGCACCGGCCTCATGGAGGGGGGCTCCTTCGCCTTCATCACGCCGAAGGTCGCGGTCGTCGGCCTCTCCTCGCGCGTGAACGAGGAGGGCGCGCGCCAGGTGGAGGAGGTGCTCGCCGTGCTCGGGGTGAAGCTCCTGCGCGTGCACCTCACCGGCTACCGGCTGCATATCGACAGCGCCTTCGTGATGATCGACATCGACACGGCGATCATCAACCCAGTGCAGCTTCCGTTCTGGTTCCTCGAGGAGCTGAAGGCGATGCGGATCCGCACCATCGAGATCCACCCCGACGATCCGGTGTGGACGATCAACTGCCTCGCGGTCTCACCCGGCCGCGTTCTGATGGCCGATGGCGTGAGCCCGCGCACGGCGGAACGGCTCGACCGGGCCGGCATTTCCGTGCGCGTCGTGCCCTACAGCGCCGTCTATCAGGGCGGAGGGGGAATCCACTGCTCGACCGCGCCGCTCGTGCGCGACCCGATCTGA